One window from the genome of Anaerococcus sp. Marseille-Q7828 encodes:
- a CDS encoding LrgB family protein: MFANSYFGIILSFVVFEASKKVNKKINNVILKAIFNPLLLSIVTISAILSLAGISYADYNMGGSIISFFIGPATVALVVSLYENIDILRENFKAIMIGIIGGSFISMFLTVILAKIFGVEFVMTVTLLPKSVTTAIAIGLSEEYGGIVALSAIAVIIRGIVGIIIAPIIIKVFKITDPVAQGVGIGTVAHALGTTKARDMGEVQGAMSGLSIAVAGIVTVILMPLMVFITNIIS; encoded by the coding sequence ATGTTTGCTAATTCGTATTTTGGAATAATATTATCATTTGTAGTCTTTGAGGCTAGCAAAAAAGTAAACAAGAAGATTAATAATGTGATTTTGAAAGCTATCTTTAACCCACTACTCCTATCCATAGTTACCATCTCCGCCATTCTATCATTGGCTGGCATATCCTATGCAGATTACAATATGGGAGGATCAATCATATCCTTTTTCATAGGACCTGCAACAGTAGCCCTAGTAGTTAGTCTTTATGAAAATATCGATATATTAAGAGAAAATTTCAAGGCAATAATGATTGGAATCATAGGTGGAAGTTTCATATCTATGTTTCTTACGGTTATACTTGCTAAAATTTTTGGAGTAGAATTTGTAATGACTGTAACCCTCTTGCCAAAGTCTGTAACAACAGCCATAGCCATAGGTTTATCTGAGGAATACGGTGGCATAGTAGCCCTAAGCGCTATAGCAGTTATAATTCGTGGAATTGTAGGCATCATAATAGCACCAATAATTATCAAAGTCTTCAAAATCACAGATCCAGTCGCCCAAGGAGTTGGCATAGGCACTGTAGCCCACGCCCTAGGAACAACCAAAGCCCGCGATATGGGAGAAGTCCAAGGCGCCATGAGCGGCCTATCAATAGCTGTAGCAGGCATTGTAACAGTAATCCTAATGCCTCTAATGGTCTTTATCACAAACATAATAAGCTAA
- a CDS encoding FtsX-like permease family protein: MNSLYHRLAIDGIKRHKKLYIPFVGTTLFFIVLINICLSISADPLTRNFFGQTTIRTLMNLGSVILLIFALLTILTNYNFIQKNKAEESALYLTLGMEKKHLVKIYIYELINLYIKSIIIGTIISALIYKLVFAGFLQMLEIDMNVLETGIFPTIQPLLLTALIFFLIFALLLARQIFKSRNFSPMSFRYQAKSGQKTPKYPIATGIFGILCIGAGYFISLTTQNPMDAFKLFFLAVVLVIVGTYAAFSVIVSGVLKLLQQKKNFYYKKSNFTAVSGLIYRVRNSAKTLASIAILSTMVIIVLTSGFSLYFATSEVQEQMFATDYKLSFPNTNDIDLFRDEVVKVLKDNNKTGHIWTYESAVLPVDRDGTSIKKKITDDQSQDGSQIDVVYFVLDHHSAYDFKDNDVIFLQSNDKRQIEKIEGMDLKIKKELAEKYPTPISIADLSINDKDQLIFKDAKIFEKVVRSFTPDWYGGGYETVNNVNFDVDGNYDPNLRDKIWDELKDNMDNDWFSLQDSQVERNDLLAVYAGIFFVGIILGLGFLVSTVLAIYYKQLSEGLEDKARFKTMRQLGMTDKEAKKSISKQMGLVFFLPLIFAFAHSLFAIPIITKFLQMLSLNNQNLYLMCLIWVFVAYIVFYLVTFKLTEKTYNNIVLD; the protein is encoded by the coding sequence ATGAATTCCCTATATCACAGACTAGCAATAGATGGGATAAAAAGACATAAAAAACTTTATATACCATTTGTAGGCACAACACTATTTTTTATAGTATTAATAAATATATGCCTATCAATAAGTGCGGATCCATTGACAAGAAACTTTTTTGGACAAACAACCATAAGAACTCTTATGAATTTGGGTTCTGTAATATTGTTGATATTTGCACTATTAACAATTTTGACCAATTACAATTTCATTCAGAAAAACAAGGCTGAAGAATCTGCCCTGTACTTGACCCTGGGTATGGAAAAAAAGCATTTGGTAAAAATCTATATTTACGAGCTAATCAACTTATATATAAAGTCTATAATTATCGGAACTATAATTTCAGCTCTTATATATAAACTAGTCTTTGCTGGGTTTTTGCAAATGCTAGAGATAGATATGAATGTTTTAGAAACTGGGATATTTCCTACAATCCAACCCCTCCTACTCACAGCCCTTATATTTTTTCTAATATTTGCCTTATTACTAGCTAGGCAAATATTTAAAAGTAGAAACTTTAGCCCTATGTCTTTTAGATACCAAGCAAAATCTGGGCAAAAAACTCCGAAATATCCGATAGCTACAGGTATCTTTGGAATTTTGTGTATAGGGGCAGGATATTTTATAAGCCTTACAACACAAAATCCTATGGATGCTTTCAAACTATTTTTCCTTGCTGTAGTGCTAGTAATTGTAGGAACCTATGCAGCATTTTCAGTTATAGTATCAGGTGTACTGAAGCTTCTCCAACAAAAGAAGAACTTTTATTATAAAAAATCTAATTTTACAGCAGTTTCAGGCCTTATCTATAGGGTAAGAAATAGTGCCAAAACCCTTGCCAGCATTGCTATACTATCTACCATGGTAATTATTGTCTTAACATCTGGCTTCTCCCTTTACTTTGCAACAAGTGAAGTCCAAGAACAAATGTTTGCAACTGACTATAAATTGTCATTTCCAAATACCAATGACATTGATTTGTTTAGGGATGAAGTAGTCAAGGTTTTAAAAGATAATAATAAAACCGGACATATTTGGACCTACGAGAGTGCAGTACTTCCAGTCGATAGGGATGGAACAAGCATAAAAAAGAAAATTACAGATGACCAATCTCAAGATGGCAGCCAGATTGATGTGGTATATTTTGTCCTAGATCACCATTCTGCTTATGACTTTAAAGACAATGATGTTATCTTTTTACAAAGTAATGACAAAAGACAAATAGAAAAAATAGAGGGCATGGATCTAAAGATAAAAAAAGAATTGGCAGAAAAATATCCTACTCCTATATCCATAGCTGATTTATCAATCAATGACAAAGACCAGCTTATCTTTAAGGATGCTAAAATCTTTGAAAAAGTTGTACGTAGTTTTACACCTGACTGGTATGGTGGTGGCTATGAGACTGTAAATAATGTGAACTTTGATGTAGATGGAAATTATGATCCGAATTTAAGAGATAAAATATGGGATGAACTAAAAGATAATATGGATAATGATTGGTTTTCTTTGCAAGATAGCCAAGTTGAAAGAAATGATCTTCTAGCAGTTTATGCTGGAATATTCTTTGTGGGGATAATCCTAGGCCTAGGATTTTTGGTATCGACAGTTCTTGCAATTTACTACAAGCAACTTTCAGAGGGATTAGAAGATAAGGCAAGGTTTAAAACTATGAGACAGCTTGGTATGACTGATAAGGAAGCAAAAAAATCTATATCAAAGCAAATGGGCTTGGTATTTTTCTTGCCACTAATATTTGCTTTCGCCCATTCACTTTTTGCTATTCCTATCATAACTAAATTTTTACAAATGTTGAGTTTAAATAATCAAAATCTCTACTTAATGTGCTTAATTTGGGTATTTGTAGCTTATATAGTTTTTTACTTAGTGACTTTCAAGCTAACAGAAAAAACCTACAACAATATAGTATTAGACTAA
- a CDS encoding CidA/LrgA family protein, which translates to MNFLEQFAILIAALFAGSVLKAILPLPIPETIYGMIILFVLFLTKILKTTDVKRASETILENMSFLFVPAGVGIIENFDLFRQNFFAMFVITLITASIAMVVSMKLVSIVQKGK; encoded by the coding sequence ATGAATTTTTTAGAACAATTTGCAATATTAATCGCAGCCCTCTTTGCCGGCAGCGTCTTAAAAGCAATATTACCCCTACCAATACCAGAAACAATTTATGGCATGATCATACTTTTTGTCTTGTTTTTGACCAAGATCCTAAAAACAACCGATGTCAAAAGAGCCTCAGAAACCATACTTGAAAATATGAGTTTTCTCTTTGTCCCAGCTGGCGTAGGTATCATAGAAAATTTTGACTTATTTAGGCAAAATTTCTTTGCTATGTTTGTTATCACTCTTATAACTGCTAGCATTGCCATGGTAGTTAGTATGAAGCTTGTATCAATTGTACAAAAAGGAAAATAA
- the rplC gene encoding 50S ribosomal protein L3, which yields MKSIFTTKVGMTQVIDEDGVITPVTVLKAEENVVVQVKTEEIDGYNAAQIGYIDKKEKNVKKPQKAHFDKAGAPYKRHLKEINFGNEAVELKAGDTLSVDIFEEGEIVDVVATSKGKGTQGAIKRWNYGRGPVSHGSKSHRVAGARAAGSDPARVFKGRKGSGKMGNERVTIQNLKVVKVSADDSYILVKGAVPGPKGGVVEVKQAVKGQN from the coding sequence ATGAAGAGTATATTTACAACAAAAGTAGGCATGACTCAAGTCATCGACGAAGATGGAGTTATTACTCCAGTTACTGTTCTAAAAGCTGAAGAAAATGTAGTTGTACAAGTTAAAACAGAAGAAATCGACGGTTACAACGCAGCTCAAATCGGCTACATAGACAAAAAAGAAAAAAATGTTAAAAAGCCACAAAAAGCTCATTTTGACAAAGCAGGTGCACCTTACAAAAGACACCTTAAAGAAATCAACTTCGGAAATGAAGCAGTTGAACTTAAAGCAGGTGACACACTAAGTGTTGATATCTTTGAAGAAGGCGAAATCGTAGACGTTGTTGCAACAAGCAAGGGTAAAGGAACTCAAGGTGCTATTAAAAGATGGAACTATGGTAGAGGTCCGGTATCTCACGGTTCTAAATCACACAGAGTTGCCGGTGCTCGTGCAGCAGGTTCAGATCCAGCTAGAGTATTCAAGGGTAGAAAAGGTTCAGGAAAAATGGGAAATGAACGCGTAACAATCCAAAACCTAAAAGTGGTTAAGGTTAGTGCTGACGACTCATACATCCTAGTTAAAGGTGCGGTTCCAGGACCTAAAGGCGGCGTAGTAGAAGTTAAACAAGCTGTCAAAGGCCAAAACTAA
- a CDS encoding ABC transporter ATP-binding protein — protein sequence MLLKVSNLEKIYKSRLSTNQVHALNNVNFSVEEGEYIAIMGESGSGKTTLLNLLALLDKPSKGKIILEGKDLSSIADAEISKFRRDHLGFVFQDFNLLDTLTLKENILLPLILAEDDPKTFDEKLMSVVKPLRIDQLLNKYPYEVSGGQKQRCAVARALITNPKLLLADEPTGALDSNSSRELMEVFKELNENGQTVIMVTHSIQAASGARRVLFIKDGKIFHELYNSGFTDYEMSQKISDTMQMLQRGDIR from the coding sequence ATGTTATTAAAAGTATCAAATTTAGAAAAAATATATAAGTCAAGATTATCTACAAACCAAGTTCACGCCCTTAACAATGTGAACTTTTCGGTAGAAGAGGGAGAATATATTGCAATCATGGGAGAATCCGGTTCCGGCAAGACTACCTTGCTTAACCTATTAGCTCTCTTGGATAAGCCAAGCAAGGGAAAAATAATATTAGAGGGTAAGGATCTTTCTTCCATAGCGGATGCAGAAATATCAAAGTTTAGACGTGACCACCTAGGTTTTGTTTTCCAAGATTTCAATCTTTTGGACACCCTAACCTTAAAGGAAAATATCCTCTTGCCTCTAATACTTGCAGAAGATGATCCCAAAACTTTTGATGAGAAGCTAATGAGCGTAGTCAAACCCCTAAGGATAGACCAACTATTAAATAAATATCCTTATGAAGTTTCTGGTGGCCAAAAGCAACGCTGTGCTGTGGCAAGGGCTCTCATTACCAATCCTAAATTGCTCCTAGCTGACGAGCCAACAGGTGCTTTGGACTCTAACTCTTCTAGGGAATTGATGGAAGTTTTCAAAGAATTAAATGAAAATGGTCAAACTGTAATAATGGTAACCCACTCCATCCAAGCGGCCTCAGGAGCAAGGAGAGTTTTGTTTATCAAAGACGGAAAGATTTTCCACGAACTTTATAACTCTGGATTTACTGACTATGAGATGAGCCAGAAGATATCTGACACCATGCAAATGCTCCAAAGAGGTGATATAAGATGA
- the rplD gene encoding 50S ribosomal protein L4 yields the protein MPKVNVLNIKGENVGEIELNETLFATNISKQAVYEVVKNQLANKRQGTQSAKTRAEVRGGGRKPFRQKGTGRARQGSIRAPHYTGGGVVFAPKPRDYSYSVPKKLRRKALYSVLTSKANENELVVLDELKMDTFKTKEAANILNAIDAGKKAYVVTAENDNVVYRSFRNIEGVDVAPANLVNVYDLVRHNKLVITKDAIAKLEEVFI from the coding sequence ATGCCTAAAGTTAACGTTTTAAACATTAAAGGAGAAAATGTTGGCGAAATCGAGTTAAACGAAACTCTATTTGCAACTAATATCAGCAAGCAAGCTGTTTACGAAGTTGTAAAAAACCAACTAGCAAATAAAAGACAAGGTACACAATCTGCTAAGACACGTGCTGAAGTACGTGGTGGTGGACGTAAACCATTTAGACAAAAGGGAACAGGTAGAGCTCGTCAAGGTTCTATAAGAGCTCCACACTACACAGGTGGTGGTGTTGTGTTCGCTCCAAAGCCAAGAGATTATAGCTACAGCGTTCCAAAGAAACTTAGACGTAAAGCACTTTATTCAGTACTAACAAGCAAAGCTAACGAAAATGAACTAGTAGTACTAGATGAATTAAAGATGGATACATTTAAAACTAAAGAAGCAGCAAACATCCTAAATGCAATAGATGCTGGTAAGAAAGCATATGTTGTTACAGCTGAAAATGACAATGTAGTTTATAGATCATTTAGAAATATCGAAGGCGTAGATGTAGCTCCTGCAAACTTAGTGAATGTATATGACCTTGTAAGACATAACAAGTTAGTAATAACAAAAGATGCTATTGCTAAACTTGAGGAGGTATTTATCTAA
- a CDS encoding sensor histidine kinase, with translation MWTNDFSSKPNFLIKESKIYNNIMTIYEKNKDMENSFEDKMRLFKDYVSMWAHQIKTPLFSLDLILNDHPIDDHAAKAELFAIEEYIETLLSYTRLESLSTDFVFEEASLDELISSSIKKYSKVFIRKKNKVDFKPTGLMLTTDKKWFAFILDQILSNSNKYTQAGTISFYMEGLKLIIEDTGIGIREEDLPRVFDKSYTGYNGRIYKKSTGIGLSLVKSACENLSIDVSIESKLGQGTKVIFDLKNALN, from the coding sequence ATGTGGACCAATGACTTTTCATCTAAACCAAATTTTTTAATAAAAGAAAGCAAAATTTATAACAACATCATGACTATCTATGAGAAAAATAAGGACATGGAAAATTCTTTTGAAGATAAGATGAGACTTTTCAAGGACTATGTAAGCATGTGGGCCCATCAAATCAAAACTCCACTTTTTTCTCTGGACTTGATACTAAATGACCACCCCATAGATGATCATGCGGCCAAAGCTGAGCTTTTTGCTATAGAAGAATATATAGAAACTCTCCTATCCTACACCCGCCTTGAGTCCCTTTCTACAGACTTTGTCTTTGAGGAAGCCTCACTTGATGAGCTTATAAGTTCATCTATCAAAAAATATTCTAAAGTCTTCATAAGAAAGAAAAACAAGGTAGACTTTAAGCCAACAGGTCTTATGCTTACAACGGATAAAAAATGGTTTGCCTTTATCTTAGATCAGATTTTATCAAATTCAAACAAGTACACCCAAGCTGGGACAATTTCTTTTTATATGGAGGGTCTGAAACTCATCATAGAAGATACGGGCATAGGAATCAGAGAGGAAGACCTGCCTAGGGTTTTTGACAAGTCATATACCGGTTACAATGGCAGAATTTACAAGAAATCTACAGGTATCGGCCTAAGTTTGGTAAAAAGTGCTTGTGAAAATTTGTCTATAGATGTATCTATAGAATCAAAGCTTGGCCAGGGAACGAAAGTCATATTTGATCTAAAAAATGCCCTAAACTAA
- the rpsJ gene encoding 30S ribosomal protein S10 has translation MANQQKIRIRLRAYDHEVIDSSAEKIVEAVKRSGAEVSGPIPLPTEVEKITILRAVHKYKDSREQFEQRTHKRLIDIINPNAKTLDALKKLNLPAGVDIEIKL, from the coding sequence ATGGCTAATCAACAAAAGATCAGAATTAGACTAAGAGCTTACGATCACGAAGTTATCGATAGCTCAGCAGAGAAAATCGTAGAAGCGGTTAAAAGAAGCGGAGCAGAAGTATCTGGACCAATCCCACTTCCAACAGAAGTAGAAAAGATTACAATCTTAAGAGCGGTTCACAAATACAAAGACTCTAGAGAACAGTTTGAACAAAGAACACACAAAAGATTAATCGATATAATCAATCCAAATGCTAAAACACTTGATGCACTTAAGAAATTAAACTTACCTGCAGGTGTTGATATCGAGATTAAGTTATAA